The sequence below is a genomic window from Sphingobacterium sp. ML3W.
TCCACACCATCTCCGGTGCAAAAATTTGCATTTGACCAACCAAACATAGCCATATTACATTTTCCTTTTAGTTGGTTACCAACTTTTATTGTTCCTGTGGTTTTGTTTGGACATCTGACTTCAATTAGGCAACTATTAAAATATAGGGAGAGATTAATAAAGAATTAGTAATCAGCCAAATACCGCCACTCAAAGCCATTGACTACCACATTCTTATAGCCACGTTGCACAACCTTTAAATTCACGCCCGAACTAAAAAATTAAAATAATGCAGGGAGAAGACGATTTGAGAGGGCTTGCCAAGATAATGGCATTTATGCGGGCAGTAAGTATTCTATTAGTACTGATGCACCTTTATTGGTTCTGCTACGGGTTCTTTTTAGAACGTGGTTGGACGTTAGAAGTAATCAACAAGATATTAAGCAATTTCCAACGGACGGCGGGTTTGTTTTCACATACTTTATATACCAAAGTATTCGCTTTGGTATTGCTGGCTTTGAGTTGTTTGGGAACCAAAGGCGTTAAGAACGAAAAAATAACCTGGTCTAAAATATATGTGGCTTTGGGTATTGGCTTCGTCCTGTTTTTTCTAAACGCATCTTTATTAAAGCTGTCATTAAATACCGCGACATTTCTTTATATCCTTACCGCCGCTTTAGGCTATATCGCTCTGATGGTCGCCGGAGTTTGGATGAGCCGACTACTCCGTACCAATCTGATGGACGATGTTTTCAATAACGAGAACGAGAGCTTTCAACAGGAGACCAAGTTGATGGAAAACGAATATTCCGTCAATCTGCCCACTAAATTCTATTACAAAAGCAAATGGAATAGCGGTTGGATAAATATCGTCAATCCTTTTCGGGCAACGATTGTCTTGGGAACTCCGGGTTCAGGAAAATCGTATGCCATCGTAAACAATTACATCAGGCAACAGATTGAGAAAGGTTTCAGTATGTACATCTACGATTTCAAGTTTGACGACCTTTCAACAATAGCATATAATCATTTATTAAAGCACGGAGATAAATACAAAGTTCAACCCAAATTCTACGTCATCAACTTTGACGACCCACGCAAGAGTCATCGTTGCAATCCGCTTAATCCAGATTTTATGACAGACATATCTGATGCTTATGAAGCGGCTTATACTATAATGCTGAACCTCAATCGGAGCTGGATACAGAAGCAAGGCGATTTCTTTGTGGAAAGTCCAATCATCTTATTAGCAGCAATTATATGGTATCTGAAAATCTATGAGGACGGCAAGTATTGTACATTCCCACACGCTATCGAATTGCTGAATAAAAAATATTCAGACGTATTTACTATTCTTACTTCATATCCCGATTTGGAAAATTATTTATCGCCCTTTATGGATGCGTGGCAAAGTGGCGCACAAGACCAATTACAGGGACAGATTGCATCTGCAAAAATTCCTTTGTCAAGAATGATTAGTCCACAGCTATATTGGGTTATGACAGGCGATGATTTTTCCTTAGACATCAATAACCCGGCAGCACCTAAAATTTTATGCGTGGGTAATAATCCCGACCGTCAAAATATTTATTCGGCAGCTTTGGGCTTGTACAATTCAAGAATTGTAAAGCTCATCAACAAAAAGGGGCAATTAAAGAGTTCAGTTATCATAGATGAGTTGCCAACAATATATTTTCGAGGATTGGATAATCTTATTGCAACTGCGAGAAGTAATAAGGTGGCAGTTTGTTTGGGTTTTCAGGACTTTTCGCAATTAATAAGGGATTACGGAGATAAGGAGGCAAAGGTTATCCAAAATACGGTAGGTAATATTTTCAGTGGCCAGGTTGTGGGAGAAACGGCAAAAAGTCTTTCGGAGCGTTTCGGAAAAGTATTGCAAAAAAGACAAAGTATGACGATTAACCGTAATGATAAATCTACTTCTATATCCACACAATTAGATAGTCTCATTCCTACATCTAAAATATCTACTTTAACACAGGGCATGTTCGTGGGATCTGTATCGGATAATTTTGATGAACGTATCGAGCAAAAGATTTTCCACGCAGAAATTGTTGTAGATAATGAAAAGGTTGCTTCCGAAACCAAAGCATATCAAATGATACCGGAAATTTTATCTTTTATCGATAGAGATGGAATTGATACTATGAAGCAGGACATAGAAACTAATTACAGGCAGATAAAAAAAGATATCATTCAGGTTATTGAATTGGAGCTTGAAAGAATCAAAAATGACCCTGATTTACAGCATTTGGTACAACATGGATAATTTAATATAGAAATGAAATCGGCTAATTAAATTGCTACTGTCCTCGTTGAGGATATAATACTGATGATCAGGAAACTATACTTAGGTGCCACTTTTCCACCTACACAATAGATATATAGTTCTTTATTTTTATCTTATGTACATAAGACCACTATATATATTTATTTCTTCTTCAAGATGATTGGATTTATATCCTCAAGCGTTAAGGTTTGATATCTTACATTTAGTAATTGCTGGAAATATGTTATTGATTGAATAGCAGCGTTCGTTAATCGGATGTTACTTTTAGATAATTTAGGAGGCAATAAAGTAAATTGTTGTTTATATTTAAGTCTACAAATTCCACTTAGTTACCAATATTATTGGGATGCAAATTGAATTAGAATAATGACATTACTTCCTGAAGATATAAATACTAGAATTAGCCAACTTTTTCCGAGTTCGACGGATAGGCAACGCGTAATAGAACTTTTAAAATCACTTTGGGTAACACCTCTAAATGTTGGCGCGGATCAATTGGCCAGAAGTATTTTGGTTCTATCAGATGGACAACTGTCAGAAGTAGAACATATTTTTTTGACACATTTTTCAGGTGATCCAAGGGACATAATTATACAGGCAGAAAGTAAAATCGGCAATCCGGGATATTACTTTAATCAACCCTTTGTTGATAAAAAATAATAGTGCCATCCGATGATTGGCATACTAATTTATTAACAGTTTATAGAAGCCTAAGATAATCGAAAAAAGGCAGTATGAGTAATTATATCAAAGAATTAAAAGAAGATCTAACGGTAAATAGGTGGAATGATAAAGATGGGAATTCGTATGGAATTCGTGTATTAGGTCGAGGTGAAAGTTTATTTTTTCAAGAAAATGAAAAAGCACTCCTGTGTGATATTGATGCCGCATATGCCATTATTTATGTAAAATCAATTAAAAACTGGGAAGGAGAAAAAAAGATGAATGTACAAGAAAGGGGGCGTGTAATCGCGTTAATTGAAAAATATTATAAAGAGGTCTACAATCCCGGCGTAGAACTTCACTTATGAATTGCGTGTTTTTTAATATATTTACGGGGCCTATAAAGTAATAAAATTCCTACTTTTTTATACTGACGGCAATAAAACCAAAAGTTAAAAAATATTTGATACAATGGCTAGGATTTTTATAGTTGAAGATGAAGTGGGTATACGCGAGGAGTTGATATTTCTTGTGGGAGCACGTTCCGAAGATCATATTGTAGGTACCTGCGGCTCGATAAAAGAAGCAATGTTGCTCATTCCATTGGCAGCACCTGATATTTTATTGATGGATATTGAATTATCTGACGGCCAAAGTTTCGAAATTCTAAAAGACCTTCCTGAGACACCTTTTCAGGTGATTTTTATAACTGCTTATGAGCATTATGCACTACGTGCCATAAAAGCGGGAACATTGGATTATTTATTGAAGCCGATTAAAGAAAAGGAATTGTATGATGCTCTAGATAAAGCCAATGGGCAACCTACTATTTTGCATGCAGAACAAAAAGAAATTCTCTTCAATAAGCAATCTACAATGTTGGTATTGAAAACGCTTAACGAAACGTATTTTGTACGCCATTCCGATATTTTATATTGTAAGGGAGATGGAGGGTATACAACATTCTTTCTTCAGGATGGTAGAGAGATTACCACAAGTACTACACTCAAAGAATATGAAATGTTGTTGCCCGAAACGATGTTTCTAAGAGTCCATAAGTCGTATTTAATTCGTTTAAATCAAATTGTTTCCTACCACCACGACGGATTAGTCATATTACAAAGTGGCATACGCATACCAGTATCTATGCGCAAAAAAGACCTACTAATGCAGAAAATGATATATAGAAATGACCAATAAGTTTGTCCAATATCTTGAGTTGGTTATGATAAGTTCTATTTTATTATTGCTTATTTGTTGCCAGCAAAAAAGATCTGGAGTAAAAGAGTTTACGAATCTGGATTCTTTGATTGAGAGAGTACAGAAGAATAATCATCCAGAAAAAGAAATACCAGCCTTAAAAAGGTTGATTGACAGTTCTCTTGTCGATAGTGTAAAACTTACTGAAGCCTATTTTTATCTAAGTTATTGTCTGCATGCTGATCAACAAGACTCAGCATCGACAGCAGCAATTAAGAAATCCCTTGATCTATTGCCTTTATCGGAAAAGAATGGCATACTGGCTGCAACCAATTATTATTGGATGGGTTATTTAGAAGAAAAGAAAGAACATTATTATGCAGCAACATATTACTACACACAAGCGGCTTATCTTATTGATGCAGGCAATTTGAAGCTAAGCTTTCCAAAGTCTTCCGCTTTTATTTTATATTGGGCATCCGAATTAAACAGGCATAACAACAGAAAGGATTTATCTAATAAATTTGCAAAAAAAATGCTTGTTCTTGTAAAGGAAGATACCACTGTAATGGCAAAAGAGTTGTCTGTCGCCGCCAACTTGATTCTTTCAATGGGGTATGTGGATCATACCGGACTTGCTAACGATTCAGTTCGGTTTTACTTAAATCAGGCATACCAAATAAAAGAAAAAACCAAACTTGCCCGTATAAATAGGAATTATTATCAAGTAAAAGCTAATGTATTTTATGAAAGTAAAGAATTAGACTCAGCCCTTTTCTACCAATTAAAAGCCCAGAAAGCCGATACTGCGAATGCTTTTATGGTGTATAATAATTTATTGGGCATATATGTAGAAAAAAACCAATTATCAAAAGCACGTGAGGCAGAACGTGAAGTTATCAAGCGATTAAGCCAATTTGATGCTGATGATTACCTTATATATCTGGAAAATAAAATTGGTTTTGCTATTGCTCGTGGCGATTATAAAAATGCACAATCAGGATTTGAAGAATATATTCAAAAAAGAAAAGAGCGAGAACAAAATGAAAATCGGAAGGCTGCTAACGAAATAGCCTCTGTATATAAAATGGTTCAAAAAGATCAAGAGATAGGATCATTAAATGAAAATATAGATCATGTAACCACTCAATTGAAATTTAACAGGCTCTGGCTTCTTGTTATAGTACTTTTTTCACTTTTGCTCTTGATCACGCTGTTGTTGTTTATATTTGAACGAAGACGAAAAAAAATAT
It includes:
- a CDS encoding LytR/AlgR family response regulator transcription factor, which encodes MARIFIVEDEVGIREELIFLVGARSEDHIVGTCGSIKEAMLLIPLAAPDILLMDIELSDGQSFEILKDLPETPFQVIFITAYEHYALRAIKAGTLDYLLKPIKEKELYDALDKANGQPTILHAEQKEILFNKQSTMLVLKTLNETYFVRHSDILYCKGDGGYTTFFLQDGREITTSTTLKEYEMLLPETMFLRVHKSYLIRLNQIVSYHHDGLVILQSGIRIPVSMRKKDLLMQKMIYRNDQ
- the mobC gene encoding conjugal transfer protein MobC, producing MMQGEDDLRGLAKIMAFMRAVSILLVLMHLYWFCYGFFLERGWTLEVINKILSNFQRTAGLFSHTLYTKVFALVLLALSCLGTKGVKNEKITWSKIYVALGIGFVLFFLNASLLKLSLNTATFLYILTAALGYIALMVAGVWMSRLLRTNLMDDVFNNENESFQQETKLMENEYSVNLPTKFYYKSKWNSGWINIVNPFRATIVLGTPGSGKSYAIVNNYIRQQIEKGFSMYIYDFKFDDLSTIAYNHLLKHGDKYKVQPKFYVINFDDPRKSHRCNPLNPDFMTDISDAYEAAYTIMLNLNRSWIQKQGDFFVESPIILLAAIIWYLKIYEDGKYCTFPHAIELLNKKYSDVFTILTSYPDLENYLSPFMDAWQSGAQDQLQGQIASAKIPLSRMISPQLYWVMTGDDFSLDINNPAAPKILCVGNNPDRQNIYSAALGLYNSRIVKLINKKGQLKSSVIIDELPTIYFRGLDNLIATARSNKVAVCLGFQDFSQLIRDYGDKEAKVIQNTVGNIFSGQVVGETAKSLSERFGKVLQKRQSMTINRNDKSTSISTQLDSLIPTSKISTLTQGMFVGSVSDNFDERIEQKIFHAEIVVDNEKVASETKAYQMIPEILSFIDRDGIDTMKQDIETNYRQIKKDIIQVIELELERIKNDPDLQHLVQHG
- a CDS encoding sensor histidine kinase; translated protein: MTNKFVQYLELVMISSILLLLICCQQKRSGVKEFTNLDSLIERVQKNNHPEKEIPALKRLIDSSLVDSVKLTEAYFYLSYCLHADQQDSASTAAIKKSLDLLPLSEKNGILAATNYYWMGYLEEKKEHYYAATYYYTQAAYLIDAGNLKLSFPKSSAFILYWASELNRHNNRKDLSNKFAKKMLVLVKEDTTVMAKELSVAANLILSMGYVDHTGLANDSVRFYLNQAYQIKEKTKLARINRNYYQVKANVFYESKELDSALFYQLKAQKADTANAFMVYNNLLGIYVEKNQLSKAREAEREVIKRLSQFDADDYLIYLENKIGFAIARGDYKNAQSGFEEYIQKRKEREQNENRKAANEIASVYKMVQKDQEIGSLNENIDHVTTQLKFNRLWLLVIVLFSLLLLITLLLFIFERRRKKILLENRRVSDLNNKLELEQRLLRSQMDPHFIFNCLAGIRALVRQGQNQNTLIYLDHFSVLMREKLTAANERDIDLKSEIGFLENYLKLQQIRLPGKFDYLFELADDVADMTDEIEIPAMLIQPFLENAIVHGFKTITYKGHILISITIHDELLTIVISDNGSGLGNEKKQFNTSRATQIVRERIQILQKTQCEEASFSIRSKDDGQGTVVQLQIPV